In the Phyllopteryx taeniolatus isolate TA_2022b chromosome 1, UOR_Ptae_1.2, whole genome shotgun sequence genome, CACTTTAATCCCAAGATGTTTCAACAactgatgtttgtttttctagaGATCCATTAAGAAAATTGGTTCATATATCTCAATATTGATCTTGTATTAATAACTATGTCACTTTGCTCTCAGATTGTCACAGATCCACTATCGATGGAGCACTTCATCGGCCAATCAGGGGATCTTAGTCGGTCGCAGACGGTGGAGTACTGCTTGGTGTGTGGAGACAAGGCTTCAGGTGTTTCACTTGTCAGCAGACTTAAATGTTATAAATTGTATCTGTTTGTCTGTCATTCAGATCCATTCAGCCCAAGTGCATGCTAATCtgctcgcacacacacaaagtgactCTCACAGTCATGTCATCTGTGTTCAGGCCGTCACTATGGAGCGATGAGTTGTGAAGGATGTAAAGGCTTCTTCAAGCGGAGTGTGAGAAAAAACCTGACCTACAGCTGCCGCAGTAAGCAGGACTGCGTCATCAACAAGCACCACCGCAACCGCTGCCAGTTCTGTCGGTTGAAGAAATGCATTAATATGGGGATGAAGACTGACTGTGAGTCAACAATAGAATGGTGACTAAAAAAATAGTTCCAAATACTACTCTGGTTTCTTTTGTGTCAGCAAGTGATAAGAAAGGGAAGACTCTTGGAACTAAAGTTGTTGTGGTTCCCTGTTAAAATAATAAGCAGACCTTTTTATAGACCGttgacctgaactgaaaattATGACAAAAACTGATGACTGACTGAATGACAAAGCAAAATTGTATTGGAGGTTCCCTCGCAAGATATTCcccaaaagtaattttttttttcacaatttcctttaaaaaaagatgcattCATTTAGTTACTTGTgggcagtgttggggagtaagtAATTGCATGTAACGAGATTATGtagacttgggacgttgtgagtcggtgggctgaattccaccaacaacaacatttagtgttctcagttcccaaatgctgaTTGAGTATTTTTAAAGgtgattttgaaatgaaatgaaaggtaATGTAGCACagtggttattaaaaaaacaaaaaaacaagtggaaTTGGGTTGGTACTATATATGTATTCTATATCATGGAAATAGGATGGATGATTACAGAACACATtttgctctttgtcctcagCTGTTCAGAGTGAGAGGAAGCCTGCTGATGTTGTGCCCCGAGAAAAACATGTCAACTGTGCTCCCTCCACTCAAAAGATCTACATCCGCAAGGACATGAACAGTCCGCTCATTGCCACGCCAACTTTCATCTCAGACACAGAAACAGATGGCTCCAGGTTAGTGGATCACATCGGGATATGCCAAGGTGTTATGCGTCATATGCAGTGCAGGTTGTATGAATACTGAATGTTGTGTGCCGATCCAGCCTGCTGGACCAGGGGATGCTAGTTAATATCCAGCAGTCTGTTGTGCAGAGTGATGGAACGCTGATGCTGACAACTGACTCAAAGGTAcaactcttgttgttgtttaattatttgtcCTTTTAAGGCTATTAAGGGTGTTTCTTTGTGAATGAGAGCAGTgcacattgctatttttttacCTTATGTTTTGGACACATCTGTTTTTTTCTCAGTGTGCtggattgaggaaaaaaaacaaaatatttccacTGACTTCATGCAGGCGCGGCGCATGATACTGACACAGTTTGAAGCATTGCTGTTGTATTTGTCTTTAGATGGAGTCTGGTCATGGTGGCCTTGGGACACTCGCGAATGTGGTGACATCACTGGCCAGCCTGAGTGACTCTTTGAAACAGAACTTGAAAAATGGAGATTCATCAGATTGCCAATATGTGGAAAGGAACACTACAGAGATAACACGGTCAGTTAAAGCACTGCAAGTTTCATGATTTGACTTCTTATCATGAACGTGACTCCTCAAATGGGCAGAGGTGGCAGAGGTTCTcccactctgtacttaagtagaagtacaggtACTTGTGTAAATTTAGACTTATGAAAGTAGAAGTACTCAACTGcttaagtaaaatttaaaaagtccaGACTCTGAAAAGTAGTCAAGCACAAAagtaaatgtgatttatttttttcttaaccaTCAGTTATATACAATACGTTGGCACCATGAAAAACAAACGTCTCttaatataaaaatagtttCTCTCTTTTACCAGCTTTTATGGTGCTCAGACTGAGAAAAAAATAGCGAGCATTGGCTCAGGTTTATATGTCATCCAAACAGTTttttcccatagctttgctaatgttgtgCATTGACTAACAAAAAATGGTAacttagctaatgataacaatagagaaaatacaccttacttgtatgtgttttttcggattggatacatttttaatgttataaGCATGTGGTCTTTAGGCTGGCGCAAGACACACAGTttacttttttcacattgtCTTCATCcgtggaggttgaaaaaagtaacaagcctattttgacaaagtaaggagtagaaagtacagatatctgttttcaaatgtagggggtaaaagtaaaaagtcatcagaaaaataaaaataaagtgtagatacttgaaaaatctactaaagtacagtaaatgaagtACTTGTACTTTATTACTTCCCACCACAGCAAATGGGCCTTAGTAGGTTTCTTCTGACATTTTGCTGTATCAAGACACAGCTAAGCGATGTGTGCTGCCTTCTTTAATGTTATCATGGAAATATGTTTGGTGTTTTGAGGAGTTTTCTGTGAATCAACAAATGTACATGCTTGTGCacctgtatgtgtttgttttgcacaGTGCCTTTGACACCCTGGCCAAAGTGCTCAATCCACCTGAAGCGAAAATCGTAGCTGACAAGTGTGTTAGTGAAACGACCTTTCAGCTAATAGGCCGAGACCAGGAAACTCCGATCATTGAGGTGGAAGGGCCGCTGCTCACAGACGGGCATGTTAATTTTAAGGTGGGTGAGATCGGGCAGCTCATAAGCCCAATATCAGATATCCCAATGTCAACTATCATAATTAACAATTAAAGTATTCAGTATTGCCATGAAAAAGGACTGTGAATGATACGTCTCCTTGAAATAAACTGGAAAACCGTTGTCTTTACCTCTTCCTTCTAGCTGACTATGCCCAGCCCCATGCCTGAGTATCTGAATGTACACTACATCTGTGAGTCAGCTTCCAGGCTTCTCTTTCTTTCGATGCACTGGGCACGTTCCATCCCTGCGTTCTTAGCCCTCGGGTAAGGACACGAGCAGTGCACTTTTaaggacaaacacaaaaaggcaTGTACTTTAATTGTAAGTAATGGTTTGTaagtaagcatttttttttttaaatatagcacTTCTCACAGAAGAGGACTCACAAATGGCTTTATATGGTTAACAGAGATTCACAaacattttacagtatacagtgggtacagaaagtatgcagacccccttaaatgttt is a window encoding:
- the nr2c2 gene encoding nuclear receptor subfamily 2 group C member 2 isoform X2, which codes for MSQSPQRFQVVSSEAPATSQPIKIITDQQRGQKIQIVTAMNSSSAPKQQFILTTSDSTGAGKVILTSPDNHNTKQLIFTSADSLMPGRIQIVTDPLSMEHFIGQSGDLSRSQTVEYCLVCGDKASGRHYGAMSCEGCKGFFKRSVRKNLTYSCRSKQDCVINKHHRNRCQFCRLKKCINMGMKTDSVQSERKPADVVPREKHVNCAPSTQKIYIRKDMNSPLIATPTFISDTETDGSSLLDQGMLVNIQQSVVQSDGTLMLTTDSKMESGHGGLGTLANVVTSLASLSDSLKQNLKNGDSSDCQYVERNTTEITRAFDTLAKVLNPPEAKIVADKCVSETTFQLIGRDQETPIIEVEGPLLTDGHVNFKLTMPSPMPEYLNVHYICESASRLLFLSMHWARSIPAFLALGQEENIGLVRACWNELFTLGLAQCAHVMNLSTILAAIVNHLQSSIQDDKLSGERVKQVMEHIWKFQEFCNSMTRLETDSYEYAYLKAIVLFSPDHPGVDCGGQVEKFQEKALMELQDYVQKTYPDDTYRLTRILTRLPALRLMNSNITEELFFTGLIGNVSIDSIIPYILKMETAEYHSQDIDPAD
- the nr2c2 gene encoding nuclear receptor subfamily 2 group C member 2 isoform X1, with product MTANLNLLTQQKADFEYEAEVSLSPTDSAMSQSPQRFQVVSSEAPATSQPIKIITDQQRGQKIQIVTAMNSSSAPKQQFILTTSDSTGAGKVILTSPDNHNTKQLIFTSADSLMPGRIQIVTDPLSMEHFIGQSGDLSRSQTVEYCLVCGDKASGRHYGAMSCEGCKGFFKRSVRKNLTYSCRSKQDCVINKHHRNRCQFCRLKKCINMGMKTDSVQSERKPADVVPREKHVNCAPSTQKIYIRKDMNSPLIATPTFISDTETDGSSLLDQGMLVNIQQSVVQSDGTLMLTTDSKMESGHGGLGTLANVVTSLASLSDSLKQNLKNGDSSDCQYVERNTTEITRAFDTLAKVLNPPEAKIVADKCVSETTFQLIGRDQETPIIEVEGPLLTDGHVNFKLTMPSPMPEYLNVHYICESASRLLFLSMHWARSIPAFLALGQEENIGLVRACWNELFTLGLAQCAHVMNLSTILAAIVNHLQSSIQDDKLSGERVKQVMEHIWKFQEFCNSMTRLETDSYEYAYLKAIVLFSPDHPGVDCGGQVEKFQEKALMELQDYVQKTYPDDTYRLTRILTRLPALRLMNSNITEELFFTGLIGNVSIDSIIPYILKMETAEYHSQDIDPAD